One region of Paenibacillus polymyxa M1 genomic DNA includes:
- a CDS encoding ABC transporter permease, which yields MARYLISKFIFMLISLLILISATFFLMKAIPGNPFMSERATSPEIQARLMEQYGLDKPVYVQYFKYLGDIVTGDFGISMKKLNQNVSDIIGQTFMVSLKLGLVAIIVSIIVGILLGMLAALYHRRLIDTVAMILAILGIAVPSFVLASLIQFFFAQKLELFNVMGFEGPMDYVLPVAALSAQPIAFIARLTRSSMIEVLHADYIKTAKAKGLKSITIMFKHVVRNAILPVVTYVGPMTANIITGSVVIERIFGIGGIGKVFVESITSRDYTMIMGITIFYGVLLMLARFITDVAYGFIDPRIKLSGGKEG from the coding sequence ATGGCGCGTTATTTGATCAGTAAATTTATATTTATGCTTATTTCTTTGCTCATTCTGATCTCTGCGACGTTCTTTCTGATGAAGGCAATTCCAGGTAACCCTTTCATGAGCGAAAGAGCGACGTCTCCTGAGATTCAAGCCCGATTAATGGAACAGTATGGGTTGGATAAGCCTGTATATGTACAATATTTTAAATACTTAGGTGATATTGTTACGGGTGATTTTGGTATTTCTATGAAAAAATTGAATCAAAATGTGAGCGACATTATTGGACAGACCTTCATGGTATCACTAAAGTTAGGTCTAGTCGCAATTATTGTTTCCATTATTGTCGGTATTTTACTAGGTATGCTGGCGGCTTTGTACCATCGTAGACTCATTGATACCGTGGCGATGATATTGGCAATTCTGGGTATTGCGGTTCCCAGCTTCGTTCTGGCATCATTAATTCAGTTCTTTTTTGCCCAAAAGTTGGAATTGTTTAATGTTATGGGCTTCGAGGGCCCAATGGACTACGTTCTGCCTGTTGCGGCTTTGTCGGCTCAACCAATTGCATTTATTGCACGATTGACGCGTTCCAGTATGATAGAAGTACTGCATGCAGATTATATCAAGACGGCCAAAGCTAAAGGCTTGAAATCCATTACGATCATGTTCAAACACGTTGTGCGGAATGCTATTTTGCCAGTTGTTACCTACGTAGGTCCAATGACAGCGAATATTATTACCGGATCTGTGGTTATTGAACGGATTTTCGGGATTGGCGGTATTGGTAAAGTGTTTGTGGAAAGTATCACAAGCCGTGATTACACCATGATTATGGGCATAACGATTTTTTACGGTGTTTTGCTTATGTTAGCGCGTTTTATTACAGATGTCGCGTATGGGTTTATTGATCCTCGGATTAAGCTGTCCGGCGGGAAGGAGGGGTAA
- a CDS encoding peptide ABC transporter substrate-binding protein: protein MKRKSFLVLLTLVLAVGALLAGCGGKNDTNGKGAQENTSTTPAPADKQILRINLASEPPTFDPAQAQDTQANTVLKTMYEGLVRMGPDGKEIPGVAESWKISDDGKTYTFKLRDTAKWSNGDPVKASDFVFAWQRVLDPSTAPAPPYAYQLYYIKNAEGYNLSTSKSFKGTKVTDFKDVGVKAVDDHTLQVELEHATPYFLGLTSFYTYYPVHPSVEGNDKWATKKESMITNGPFTLSTWETGQKIEVSKSENYWGKDEIKLKKITMSLVNSGATELASYRSGQLDYAGKPNGEIPADQMMAVKNEMPNEFQAKGIASTYYYLFNVTEKPFNNLKIRKAFAMSIQRQPIVDRVTMGGEIPAYGFVPPGIKGLSQEYRNEHKDDYFKEDVAEAKKLLQEGMKEEGVTSLPPITLLYNSTEGHQKIALAVADMWKKSLGIDVKTQNQEWGVFIQTRNKLNFQIARGGWSADFNDPMTFLDIWTTGNGNNNSGYSNPEYDGLIKAAKTETDPGKRMEIFAKAEKLLVQDDMVLLPIYYYSNTSLTKPNVKGVALDFSGAIDFTRAYITQ from the coding sequence ATGAAAAGGAAAAGCTTTTTAGTCCTTTTGACACTCGTTCTTGCAGTTGGCGCACTGCTCGCAGGTTGCGGCGGCAAGAATGATACCAATGGTAAGGGCGCACAAGAAAACACCTCGACTACGCCGGCCCCGGCCGACAAGCAAATTTTGCGCATTAACCTTGCATCCGAGCCGCCAACGTTCGATCCGGCACAGGCTCAAGATACTCAAGCAAACACTGTTTTGAAAACAATGTATGAAGGTCTTGTTCGCATGGGCCCTGATGGTAAAGAAATTCCTGGCGTAGCTGAATCTTGGAAAATTTCCGATGACGGCAAAACCTATACGTTCAAGCTTCGCGATACTGCAAAATGGAGTAATGGCGACCCAGTCAAAGCAAGTGACTTCGTATTTGCTTGGCAACGGGTATTGGATCCTTCCACGGCTCCTGCACCTCCATATGCTTACCAATTGTACTATATCAAAAATGCTGAGGGTTACAACCTAAGCACCTCCAAATCTTTTAAAGGTACTAAAGTTACGGACTTCAAAGATGTAGGTGTCAAAGCAGTTGACGATCATACATTGCAGGTAGAACTGGAACATGCAACACCTTACTTCCTGGGATTGACTTCTTTCTACACCTATTATCCGGTGCATCCGTCTGTTGAAGGAAATGATAAATGGGCGACTAAAAAAGAAAGCATGATCACTAACGGGCCTTTCACATTGTCGACTTGGGAGACAGGTCAAAAGATCGAGGTTTCCAAAAGCGAGAATTATTGGGGTAAGGACGAAATTAAACTGAAGAAAATTACAATGTCCCTCGTAAACAGCGGTGCAACAGAACTCGCTTCTTACAGAAGTGGACAACTTGATTATGCAGGTAAACCTAATGGCGAAATTCCTGCAGACCAAATGATGGCTGTGAAAAATGAAATGCCTAACGAATTCCAGGCTAAAGGTATAGCAAGCACCTATTACTATTTGTTTAACGTCACCGAAAAACCGTTCAATAATCTTAAAATTCGTAAAGCATTTGCAATGTCGATTCAACGTCAGCCGATTGTTGATAGAGTAACGATGGGTGGAGAGATTCCTGCTTACGGCTTTGTACCTCCGGGAATTAAAGGCTTATCTCAGGAATACCGTAATGAACATAAAGATGATTATTTCAAAGAAGATGTAGCTGAAGCGAAGAAATTGCTTCAAGAAGGTATGAAGGAAGAAGGAGTAACTTCACTCCCTCCAATCACTCTACTCTACAATTCTACTGAAGGACACCAAAAAATTGCTTTGGCAGTTGCAGATATGTGGAAGAAAAGCCTGGGAATCGACGTGAAAACGCAAAACCAGGAGTGGGGCGTATTTATCCAAACACGTAACAAGTTGAATTTCCAAATTGCACGTGGTGGATGGTCTGCTGACTTTAATGATCCGATGACTTTCCTGGATATCTGGACAACTGGTAATGGCAACAATAATTCTGGATATTCTAATCCTGAATATGATGGTTTGATTAAAGCGGCTAAAACAGAAACTGATCCAGGAAAACGCATGGAAATATTTGCGAAAGCAGAGAAGCTTCTTGTTCAGGATGATATGGTTTTACTGCCGATTTATTACTACTCTAATACTTCTTTGACGAAACCAAATGTAAAAGGCGTTGCCTTGGATTTTAGTGGTGCAATTGATTTTACAAGAGCTTATATAACACAGTAA
- a CDS encoding DUF3397 domain-containing protein, whose translation MSLIQGTIITFSILPFFPFLIVFAVCRYILKMEKKKSLLTSMDITTFFLIFSVAALFNVLFTSRFGFYLILLLLLLALGLIGGAQNRIKGKVDGKRLCRAVWRLTFMAMTLAYTLLTVVGIFKNIFNSM comes from the coding sequence TTGAGTCTTATACAAGGTACTATTATCACTTTCAGTATTCTTCCCTTTTTTCCGTTTTTGATCGTGTTTGCGGTTTGTCGCTACATTCTTAAAATGGAAAAGAAGAAATCATTGCTTACTTCTATGGATATTACCACTTTTTTTCTGATATTTTCCGTCGCAGCACTCTTTAATGTCCTGTTTACATCCCGATTCGGTTTTTATTTGATTCTACTGCTCTTGTTACTGGCATTGGGTTTAATTGGAGGAGCTCAAAACCGAATAAAGGGAAAGGTTGATGGTAAAAGATTATGTAGAGCGGTCTGGAGATTAACTTTTATGGCGATGACATTGGCGTATACTTTGTTGACTGTTGTTGGTATATTTAAAAATATATTCAACTCTATGTGA
- a CDS encoding ketopantoate reductase family protein, whose protein sequence is MEARRYKVIDIIGAGSLGLLFAGRLSATGATVRLWTRTLEQAHIIAREGITVLDNEGQVVVHVTGDQLKVAPMADWQRLNSQAPARWIMFLTKQGAIGEVLEQIQPVAQTETDPGIICLQNGIGHIERIRQAWPKAVVYSAVTTEGAKKQGAASIVHAGSGVTEIGFSEEGEGEHNNQFKQCVLNRLLAAGFDVCLSKEIEKGIYRKLLINAVINPLTAVWRVRNGELLSEPVRIHMMRKLYDEGIQVYEAHGIRWESSWWDQIMDVCRATAENHSSMLADVLAQSMTEVASINGQLVQMAKRAGISAPTHEVLWQLIEGMRLKEG, encoded by the coding sequence ATGGAAGCGAGACGATACAAAGTGATTGATATTATTGGAGCGGGTTCGCTGGGATTGCTGTTTGCCGGGAGATTATCGGCCACGGGTGCTACAGTAAGGCTGTGGACACGAACACTTGAACAGGCACACATCATTGCTCGTGAAGGGATTACTGTCCTTGATAATGAGGGGCAGGTGGTTGTTCATGTGACGGGGGACCAATTAAAGGTAGCGCCAATGGCAGATTGGCAACGGTTAAATTCACAGGCTCCGGCACGATGGATTATGTTTTTGACCAAACAGGGGGCGATAGGAGAAGTACTGGAACAGATCCAGCCTGTGGCTCAAACGGAAACAGATCCAGGGATTATTTGTTTGCAGAATGGAATAGGTCATATAGAACGCATCAGGCAGGCGTGGCCTAAAGCTGTAGTATACTCTGCTGTGACAACCGAAGGAGCCAAGAAACAGGGGGCAGCATCCATTGTGCATGCAGGATCGGGCGTGACTGAAATTGGATTTTCGGAGGAAGGAGAGGGGGAGCACAACAATCAATTCAAACAATGTGTGCTAAATCGGCTGCTTGCAGCAGGATTTGACGTTTGCTTGTCGAAAGAAATCGAGAAAGGGATTTATCGCAAGTTGTTGATTAACGCTGTGATCAATCCACTGACAGCCGTATGGCGAGTTCGAAATGGCGAGCTGCTATCGGAGCCTGTTCGAATACATATGATGCGTAAACTATATGATGAAGGCATTCAAGTGTATGAAGCTCATGGTATCCGCTGGGAAAGTTCATGGTGGGATCAAATTATGGATGTTTGCCGGGCAACGGCAGAGAATCACTCATCTATGCTAGCTGATGTACTTGCACAGTCCATGACCGAAGTTGCTTCCATTAACGGGCAACTGGTGCAGATGGCAAAGCGAGCTGGGATTAGTGCACCAACTCATGAGGTATTGTGGCAATTAATTGAAGGAATGCGGCTAAAAGAGGGGTGA
- a CDS encoding coiled-coil domain-containing protein, translating into MNKRIKIAICTLLALIMMLTTIYVCPTLAAPTPEENQILQDSLSIVEIDHEIERISQEQQALLQRQQELRSSLADQQKQMDLQRERAGSVLRSYYMGERDKLLSVVLGAKSIKQLLSLYDYYLLLISHDQDVLQEYESNYQFMRKTEQQVAQATTELETVKTNLLAQRKRILQLQSRVDDGVNASDSPETLRKLIGEMTAYWENVGVYEVNKHFKALAQAMQDLPQFIQQQQGAMVTNGKIITISIREEEFNRFLKSENELFNHFNFSFVQDRIVVEGQQGTMKLRVEGHYTVENEPKNAILFHVDRLIFNGLELPDTTRNKLEEDFDLGFYPQQLISYVKATEVHALKGILEVKLELSFK; encoded by the coding sequence ATGAATAAACGAATAAAAATCGCGATCTGTACCCTGCTGGCCCTCATTATGATGCTGACTACCATATATGTATGTCCTACTTTGGCCGCTCCCACTCCTGAAGAAAATCAGATTTTACAAGATAGTCTGTCTATCGTGGAGATCGACCATGAAATCGAGCGAATTAGTCAGGAGCAGCAGGCTCTTTTACAGCGTCAGCAGGAACTGCGTAGTAGTCTAGCTGATCAACAGAAGCAAATGGACCTACAACGTGAGCGTGCAGGTTCTGTACTGCGATCTTACTATATGGGAGAAAGGGACAAGCTGCTGAGTGTAGTGCTAGGGGCTAAAAGTATAAAGCAACTTCTCTCTTTGTACGATTATTACTTATTGTTGATTAGTCACGATCAGGATGTGCTTCAGGAATACGAATCCAATTATCAATTTATGCGAAAAACAGAGCAGCAAGTTGCCCAAGCCACGACGGAACTGGAGACGGTTAAAACAAACCTACTGGCACAACGTAAACGGATTCTCCAACTCCAGTCGCGTGTAGATGACGGCGTTAACGCCAGTGATAGCCCTGAAACCCTACGCAAGCTAATTGGTGAAATGACAGCTTATTGGGAGAATGTAGGGGTATACGAGGTAAACAAACACTTTAAAGCATTAGCTCAAGCGATGCAGGATCTGCCCCAATTCATTCAACAACAGCAAGGAGCCATGGTTACAAATGGAAAAATCATTACGATAAGCATTCGTGAAGAGGAATTTAACCGTTTTTTAAAGTCTGAGAATGAATTGTTTAATCACTTCAACTTCTCCTTTGTGCAGGATCGGATTGTGGTAGAAGGTCAACAAGGAACGATGAAATTAAGGGTAGAAGGTCACTATACGGTAGAGAATGAACCGAAAAATGCAATTCTATTTCATGTAGATCGACTGATATTTAACGGGCTGGAACTGCCGGACACGACTCGCAACAAGCTGGAAGAAGATTTTGATCTCGGCTTCTACCCACAGCAGCTTATTTCATATGTCAAAGCCACAGAAGTACATGCTTTAAAAGGCATTCTTGAAGTTAAGCTCGAATTAAGCTTTAAGTAA
- a CDS encoding LCP family protein: MSNLSNGLPPRTQSGKKSAKPKKTKKKKSFFRSFMKFVLFLLIIGILAAGGYTYYIYNQVEEVLDTGINKEVPKTQLAEAKPLTILLLGTDYRPDHPTYLSDVIMVATLNPNTKSSTIVSLPRDTRLEMDGYKPRKLNEYYPVFKAREKESGEVAEEQMKKMIGKYLNINIDYVTVINFQGFRDVVDNLGGVDVTVDKNMCYRDRADGTDINLTAGAKHLNGDQALDFVRYRKSNCRPRTAESDDFDRNRRQNQVLHSLIDQMQTFNALTKFSAIIKSVDKNMMTDIESQQMKNIVQTYWNISKQNVKYNPVAGTWRSPYVYIDEQQLDLAKQALQEELAKKASDSTEASSNS; encoded by the coding sequence ATGAGTAATCTTTCGAATGGATTGCCTCCCCGGACACAAAGCGGGAAAAAATCCGCCAAACCGAAAAAAACGAAAAAGAAAAAAAGCTTTTTCAGATCGTTTATGAAGTTTGTCTTATTTCTACTCATTATAGGTATCTTGGCAGCAGGTGGTTATACCTACTATATTTACAATCAGGTAGAGGAAGTTTTGGATACTGGAATCAACAAGGAAGTGCCCAAAACGCAATTGGCTGAGGCTAAGCCTTTGACTATTTTATTGCTTGGAACCGACTATCGCCCTGACCATCCGACTTATTTGTCAGACGTTATTATGGTAGCTACATTGAACCCTAATACAAAATCGTCTACCATTGTGTCCTTGCCTCGTGATACGCGTCTAGAAATGGATGGGTATAAGCCACGCAAGCTGAATGAGTATTATCCGGTGTTTAAGGCTAGAGAGAAAGAATCTGGCGAAGTTGCTGAAGAGCAAATGAAGAAGATGATCGGCAAATATCTAAATATTAATATTGATTATGTAACGGTTATTAACTTCCAGGGCTTTAGAGATGTTGTAGATAATCTAGGTGGTGTAGATGTTACGGTTGATAAAAATATGTGTTACCGAGACCGTGCTGATGGCACCGATATTAACCTGACAGCTGGGGCCAAGCATTTGAATGGTGACCAAGCTCTTGATTTTGTTCGCTACCGCAAGTCGAATTGTCGTCCGAGAACAGCTGAATCTGACGACTTTGATCGCAATCGTCGACAAAATCAGGTGCTTCATTCCCTAATTGACCAAATGCAAACCTTTAACGCTTTGACCAAGTTTAGTGCAATTATTAAATCGGTTGATAAAAATATGATGACTGATATTGAGTCACAACAAATGAAAAATATCGTACAAACCTATTGGAATATTTCCAAGCAAAATGTAAAATACAATCCTGTAGCAGGAACATGGCGTAGTCCTTATGTGTACATTGATGAGCAACAGCTCGATTTGGCCAAACAAGCGCTACAAGAGGAATTAGCCAAAAAAGCAAGCGACAGCACTGAAGCTTCTTCCAATTCCTGA
- a CDS encoding PhoH family protein: protein MKKIFVLDTNVLLHDPKAIFTFKEHEVVIPAVVLEEIDSKKRNADEIGRNARNVSRLLDGLREVGHLHSGVPLPQGGRLKVELNHRSFLKVQEMFGEVSNDNRILAVALNYHLEEQEQSEPRSVVLVSKDVLVRIKADVLGLLTEDYLSDRTGDPSELYPGYSAIQVHPSIIDEFYSNRFLPIKPLKLPYTLYPHEFVILKDEMGTGKSALLKVNQEAERLEPLYLSNESVWGISARNAQQRMALELLLNDDIPLVTITGKAGTGKTLLALAAGLLKVEDEHRFKKLLIARPVVPMGKDIGYLPGEKDEKLRPWMQPIYDNLEYLFDAKKSGDIDKILMGLGSIQVEALTYIRGRSIPGQFIIVDEAQNLSRHEIKTIVSRVGEGSKIILMGDPEQIDHPYLDAASNGLTYVVERFKQEGISGHIMLEKGERSKLAQLAADLL, encoded by the coding sequence ATGAAGAAAATTTTTGTGCTGGATACGAATGTGCTGCTGCATGATCCGAAAGCCATTTTTACCTTCAAAGAACATGAAGTTGTTATTCCAGCTGTTGTTCTGGAAGAAATCGACTCCAAAAAACGCAACGCGGATGAGATTGGACGGAATGCCCGTAATGTATCGCGATTGTTGGACGGGTTGAGAGAAGTGGGGCATCTTCACAGTGGCGTTCCACTTCCCCAAGGGGGAAGGCTTAAGGTTGAGTTAAACCACCGGAGTTTTTTGAAAGTTCAGGAGATGTTCGGGGAGGTTTCGAACGATAACCGGATTTTGGCAGTCGCCTTAAATTATCACTTGGAAGAACAGGAGCAGTCTGAACCGCGTTCAGTGGTGTTGGTTAGTAAAGACGTATTGGTCAGAATCAAGGCAGATGTATTGGGGCTGCTGACTGAAGACTACCTATCCGATAGAACAGGCGATCCAAGTGAGTTGTACCCTGGATACTCGGCGATACAGGTGCATCCGTCCATCATAGATGAATTTTACTCTAACCGTTTTTTGCCAATCAAACCACTGAAGCTACCTTATACGCTGTATCCACATGAATTTGTTATTTTGAAAGATGAAATGGGCACTGGAAAATCAGCACTGTTGAAAGTAAATCAGGAGGCAGAGCGATTAGAACCTTTGTACTTAAGTAACGAATCGGTGTGGGGAATCAGCGCGCGTAATGCTCAGCAGCGAATGGCATTGGAGCTTTTGCTTAATGACGATATCCCACTTGTGACCATTACTGGAAAAGCAGGTACAGGCAAAACGCTGCTGGCGCTAGCGGCGGGGTTGCTTAAAGTAGAGGATGAGCATCGATTTAAGAAACTGTTAATTGCTCGACCTGTTGTTCCTATGGGCAAGGATATCGGTTATTTACCGGGAGAAAAAGATGAAAAGCTTCGCCCCTGGATGCAACCAATCTACGACAATCTAGAGTATCTGTTTGATGCCAAAAAATCAGGCGATATCGACAAAATTTTGATGGGCTTGGGCAGTATTCAGGTGGAGGCGCTCACTTATATTCGCGGACGTTCGATACCTGGGCAATTTATTATTGTCGATGAGGCGCAAAACTTATCCCGACATGAGATCAAAACAATTGTGTCTCGGGTAGGTGAGGGGAGTAAAATCATTCTGATGGGAGATCCGGAGCAGATTGATCACCCTTACCTGGATGCAGCCAGTAATGGCTTGACCTATGTGGTGGAGCGTTTTAAGCAAGAAGGGATTAGCGGGCATATTATGCTGGAAAAAGGAGAACGCTCCAAACTCGCGCAGTTGGCAGCTGATCTGTTATAA
- a CDS encoding RsfA family transcriptional regulator, giving the protein MTAIRQDAWSAEDDLILAEVTLRHIREGGTQLAAFEEVGQKIGRTSAACGFRWNSCVRKRYDEAIGIAKAQRQKRSYIRKQSPVGVSQVAAFATLDPVEGGYRTDGTSEDTLSIDAVIRFLRQWKGSMQETNRQIKMLEKDLREKEEELNQLRSINDRLSKEVNDVQTDYRVVNDDYKALIQIMDRARRLALITEDEEELKSRFKMDANGNLERIE; this is encoded by the coding sequence ATGACTGCAATAAGACAAGATGCATGGAGTGCGGAAGATGACTTGATATTGGCGGAGGTGACATTGCGGCATATCCGGGAAGGTGGAACACAGCTCGCTGCGTTTGAGGAGGTTGGACAAAAAATAGGTAGAACCTCTGCAGCATGCGGCTTTCGTTGGAATAGCTGCGTGCGCAAACGTTATGATGAAGCGATTGGCATTGCCAAAGCACAGCGCCAGAAGCGCAGTTATATTCGTAAGCAGAGCCCGGTAGGTGTATCGCAGGTGGCGGCCTTTGCCACGCTCGATCCAGTCGAAGGGGGATACAGAACAGATGGAACGAGTGAAGATACGTTATCTATTGATGCAGTAATTCGCTTCTTGCGTCAATGGAAGGGATCTATGCAGGAGACGAATCGGCAGATTAAGATGCTGGAGAAAGATTTGCGGGAAAAGGAAGAAGAATTAAATCAGCTTCGCTCCATTAATGACCGGCTGTCCAAAGAAGTGAATGATGTGCAGACCGACTATCGTGTTGTAAATGATGATTATAAAGCTCTGATTCAGATTATGGACCGTGCCCGGCGATTGGCTTTAATCACTGAAGATGAGGAAGAGCTTAAATCCAGGTTCAAAATGGATGCTAATGGGAATCTGGAGCGCATTGAGTAG